The Euzebya sp. genome has a segment encoding these proteins:
- the yvcK gene encoding uridine diphosphate-N-acetylglucosamine-binding protein YvcK, with amino-acid sequence MTDRIVAIGGGHGLARTLEALVHLARRPTAIVTVADDGGSSGRLRQQHGIVALGDMRMALESLAGDRDLADLFEHRFADGELRGHAVGNLALLALVERHDGDVVAAVAAAARLLGCQGAVVPCTTDDVTLVAEVDGAPVEGQVAIQTTPGRHRAVWLEPRDPAACPAAVAAIEAADVVLLGPGSLYTSIVPNLLVPGIRAALERSQARLAYVANLTGQLGETGGMDLQDHVDVLCAHLPTAASLTVVAHRGPAPRGSGAPLGVAVDHPQVAAVIADDLAARREDGTVVAAHDPAQLAKALHQLEA; translated from the coding sequence GTGACCGACCGCATCGTGGCGATCGGCGGCGGTCACGGGCTGGCGCGGACCCTCGAGGCGCTGGTGCACCTCGCCCGCCGCCCGACCGCGATCGTCACGGTCGCCGACGACGGCGGGTCGAGCGGACGGCTGCGCCAGCAGCACGGCATCGTCGCCCTGGGCGACATGCGGATGGCGCTCGAGAGCCTCGCCGGCGACCGGGACCTCGCCGACCTCTTCGAGCACCGCTTCGCCGACGGCGAGCTGCGCGGCCACGCGGTGGGCAACCTCGCCCTCCTCGCGCTGGTGGAGCGCCACGACGGTGACGTCGTGGCGGCGGTGGCCGCGGCCGCGCGCCTCCTCGGCTGCCAGGGCGCCGTCGTCCCCTGCACCACCGACGACGTGACCCTGGTCGCGGAGGTCGACGGCGCGCCCGTGGAGGGCCAGGTCGCGATCCAGACCACCCCCGGCCGGCACCGCGCGGTCTGGCTCGAGCCGCGCGATCCCGCCGCCTGCCCGGCGGCCGTGGCGGCGATCGAGGCCGCCGACGTGGTGCTGCTCGGCCCGGGCAGCCTCTACACCTCGATCGTGCCGAACCTGCTGGTGCCCGGGATCCGCGCCGCGCTCGAGCGCAGCCAGGCCCGGCTCGCCTACGTCGCGAACCTGACCGGCCAGCTCGGCGAGACCGGCGGGATGGACCTGCAGGACCACGTCGACGTCCTCTGCGCGCACCTCCCGACCGCCGCATCGCTGACGGTCGTGGCCCACCGCGGCCCCGCGCCCCGGGGCTCCGGGGCGCCGCTCGGGGTGGCGGTCGACCACCCGCAGGTCGCGGCGGTCATCGCCGACGACCTGGCTGCCCGGCGCGAGGACGGGACGGTCGTCGCGGCGCACGACCCGGCGCAGCTCGCCAAGGCGCTCCACCAGCTGGAGGCGTAG